The DNA sequence GGCCAGGACGGCGGCGAGGCCGAGGACACGGGCGGCCCCGTCCGCCTCCGCGTCCGGCCGCGTCAGCCGGTCGAGCGCCGCACCGTCGAGCACCGGGTCGAGCCCGAGCCGGGTGCGGAGGGCGGTCAGCGCCTCCTCCTCGCCGAGCGGTGTGCCGTCGGGGAGCCAGGTGTGACCGACGGTGCGGCGGAAGCCCGCCGCCACCACGAACCCCGCGCCGTCCGCGTCCCACCACAGCCCGACGACGGGCCAGTTGTCGGCCACCGTCAGGGCGTGCGCCCAGTCCCCCGCGACCGCCGCGAGATGGGTGCCGGCCTCACGCCAGGACTCGGCCGCGGGCACCAGGACGCTCCAGCCCTCGCCCGCCGGGGCCAGGAGCATCGGCCGCCGCAGGAGCTGCGCGACGGGGCGTACGCGGTCGGGGGCGGCCCGGCAGAGCAGCAGCAACCCCGCGGCCGGGATGTGATCGGTAGCGGACATGCGCCAACGCTATGCCACCAGGGCGGGCTTGACTTCCCGGAGCCGCGATATATCGTGTTTGACAGAGACGCGATAAGACGCGATACACCGTGGGCCGTTCGCCGCGTACCCCACGGGCCGCGCCGACCGCGCCCGAGCCCACGCCGGCGCGACCGGCCCACGCCGCACAAGGAGGCCCGCATGCCCACCCCGCCGGAGTGGTCGCTGACCGCACCCGAGAACCTGACCTTCGAGGAGCCGGTCACCTCCTTGGAGGTGCGCCTCGCGAACGGGGCCGTCAACGTCGTCGGCACCGACACGGGGCCCGCCCGCCTGGAGCTCTCCGCGCACGCGGGGGCGCCCCTCCTTGTCACCCACAAGGATGGAGCGCTGACCGTCGGATACGAGGATCTCGCCTGGAAGAACATCCTCAGCCGGATCGCCCACGGCCTCCGCCACCGCTCGGTCACGGTCACGCTGGCCGTGCCCACCGGCACCCGCGTCAAGGTGGGTGTCGTCGGGGCGCACGCCGTCGTCTCGGGCGTCTCCGGCGCCACGGACGTCCGCGGCGTCACCGGGAACGCCACGCTGGTGGGTCTGACCGGCCCGGTCAGGGCCGAGACGGTCTCCGGCGACGTGGAGGCCCAGTCGCTCTCCGGGACGCTGCGCCACAACTCCGTCTCCGGCGACCTCACCCTCGTCGACTGCCGGAGCGAGACGGTGAAGTCGGATACGGTCACCGGCGGCATCGTCATCGACCTCGCCGAGCCCGCCGCGGCCGTCCCCGGCCCGGCGCCCACCCTGGAACTCAGCACCGTCTCCGGCGACGTCGCCCTGCGCCTGCCGGGCTCGACGGACGCCGTCGTGGAGGCGGGCACCGCCACCGGCGCCGTCTCCCACGCGTTCGGCGAGCTCCGGCAGTCCGGCGAGTGGGCCGGCCGGCGCCTCACCGGCCGGCTGGGCCAGGGCACCGGCCTGGTGCGGGTCACCAGTGTCTCGGGGGCCGTCACCGTCCTCCGCCGGCCCCCGGCCGCCGACGCCTTCACCGACGTCTTCGCCGAAGGCCCCGACGCGCCCGACGCGCCCGCCGACGCCCCCGCTCAGGGAAAGGTCCTCTGATGCCCCCCGTCTTCGCCCACGGCCGCCTCCGCCTCTACCTGCTCAAGCTGCTGGACGAGGCCCCGCGCCACGGCTACGAGATCATCCGGCTGCTGGAGGAGCGCTTCCAGGGGCTCTACGCCCCGTCCGCCGGCACCGTCTACCCGCGCCTCGCCAAGCTGGAGGCCGAGGGCCTGGTCACCCACACCACCGAGGGCGGCCGCAAGGTGTACGCGATCACCGACGCGGGCCGCGCCGAGCTCGGCGACCGGGCCGGTGAACTGGCCGGTCTTGAGCGGGAGATCCAGGAGTCCGTCACGGCCCTCGCCGCCGACATCCAGGAGGACGTCCGCGGGGCGGCCGGCGCCCTGCGCCGCGAGCTGCGCGAGGCCGCCGGCCGACTGCGCGACGGCTCCCCGGGGGCCGGCGGGCAGGGCGGCGACGCCTTCGCCGGGATGAAGGAGGAGCTGCGCCGGGCCAAGGAGGAGTGGAAGGAGCAGGCACGCCGCGCGAAGGAGGAGAGCCGGCGCGCCCGCCAGGAGGCCCAGCAGGCCCGCCACCAGGCGCGGGAGGCCCATGAGCACACCCGCGAGGAGGTGCTCCGCATCAAGGAGCGTGTCCAGGAGCAGGTCCGCGAGCACGCCCGGCGCGGCGACTGGCCTACCGGCCTCATGGAGGGCGTCAGCGCGCTCGCCCAGGAGCTCGGCGCCCTGGCCGGCGGCCGTCCCGAGTCCGCGCCCGGGTCCCCGACGGTCCGCGTCGAGCGCGCGGACGCGCCCGAGTGGGCGTCGGTGGACTACGCCCACTCCACCGACCCGGCCCGCGACCTCGACCGGCTGCTGGACCGCTTCCGCGACGAGATCCGCGACGCGGCGCGCGACCACGGGGTGACCGCGGGGCAACTCGACGAGTGCCGGGAGCACTTGGCGGAGGCGGCGATGCGGATGGGCGGGGTGCTCCGGAGGTGATGCAGGGGCCCGCGCTGTTCCACGGCTCCCTGCGTGCCCCCCTCACCTCGTCCGCACTCGGCCGCCGGTCCCCGGCCGGCGAACGCCGTGCGGAGGGGCGGCCGCTGCCCTGCGTGGCGGCGCCGGCCGCCACCAGGCGGGGCGGCCGGCCCTCCGCACCGCCGGCCGGACAGGACGGCGGACCCTGGCCCGCCCGGGTCGCGGGCCCGGGTGGCTCCCCGTCACGACAGCGCCGGTCACCCACCACCAGGCGTCCGGCCGCCGCCCGGCCCTCTCCCGCCCGGACGAGGAGGCGGGCCCCGGCCACCCGAGTCGTCCGGGGACCGCCCCGGAAGATCCAGATCCCGGCCGCCGCGCCAGGGTCGGAGTCGCTGTGAGGTCCCGGACGCCGTCAGGGGTCCAGCGCTGTCGGAGGCCGAGCGCCGTCAGGGGCCCAGTACCGTCAGGTCCGAGGCGCCCTCAGGGTCCGAGCGCTGTCAGGGACCCAGCGCCGTCAGGGTCCGAGCCGCCGCGCCACCACCCCGACCGCCGCCCCCGGCCGGGCGCGGACCGTCACCCGTCCGCGTTCGCCGGGGCGGACGTACGCCGTGTCCGGGCGGGCCGGCCCGGAGACCGTGACGCGCCAGCCGCGCGGGGCCGGCGGCAGGGTCAGGTCCGTCCGGCCGCCGCCCGCCGCCGAGGCGGTGTATTCCAGCCGGAAGACGCCGTCCCGGGGGTCGTACGACGTGTGCCGTACGCCGCCCGCCACGGCCGGCGCGTACGGCCGGGCCGTGTCCTCCTTGTGCCGCTGGAAGCGGCCCTCACGGTCCAGGGCGCAGTAGCCGCCGCCGTAGCACCAGGTCCAGCCCGCCCAGCCGGAGCCGTAGCGGTCCAGGGAGGCGAGCGCGTCCGCGTAGTAGCGGCCCATGTTCGGCAGAGTGCTGTCGGGCGGCCCCCACTCGCCCACCACGACGGGGACCCGCCGCTCGCGCGGGTAGCGGACGACGGCGGCCTCGTAGCGCTCGATCCAGCGGGCCGCCGGGTCGTAGTCGGCGCCGGTCTCCATGGAGGTCTCGTAGAAGTGCGGCGCGTAGACGATCCGGCCGGCCGGGTCCTCGACGCGGCCGAGGGAGGTCGGGACGCCCTCGCCCACGACGGGCGTCGGCTCGACGAAGATCCGGTGCGTGCGGTCGACGGAACGGATCGCCGCCACGAGGCGGTTGTACATGGGGGTGACCTGGGTGGCCTCCACCCGGCGGGCGGCGGCGGGCAGGTCCTCGCCCGGACGCAGCCGGCCCATCGGCTCGTTGATCAGGTCGTAGCCGTACACGGCGGGGTGTCCGGCCAGCCGGCCGGCCAGCACCCGCCACATCCGCTGCTGGGCCCGCCGCAGGTCCGCGTCCTCGTAGAGGTGCTCGAACGCGGCCTGCACACCGGGTTCGTAGTACTCGGCGAACCAGTCGTCCGGATGCGGCCGGTAGGGCAGGCCGTCGGTGCGGGTGGCCCACTCGGGGATGCCCCGGTGGCCGCCGAACGCGGGCCCGTAGACGTCCTGGTGGGCGTCGATCACGACCCTGACGCGGTACCGGGCCGCCCAGTCCAGGATCCGTTCGATCTTCCGCAGGTAGCGCTCGCTGTAGCGGCCGGGCCGGGGTTCGAGATCGTCCCAGAACACCGCGAGCCGGGCGAAGTCGAAGCCGCGGGCCGACAGGTCCCGGAGGTGGCGCTCGGTGATGTCCTCCAGGGCGCGGTCGCCCCGGTGGTCCTTGTCGGCGAGGTTCCAGCCGCGGAGGGTGAGGGTCCGCCCGCCGTCGTCGGTCAGCGGGGGGATCCCGTCACCCGGCGCGGCCGGGACCGCCGGGACCGCCGGGACCGCCGGGACCGCCGGGGCCGCCGGGGCGGCTTCGGCCCTCGGCGCAGGAGTGGCGAGTGGTGCGACAGCTGTCAGCAGCGCGAGCGCCGAGGCCACGACGGGCCCCGGGCGGCGCACACGTCTCGTCCGCATCCGACGGTCATACCGTCAGGACGACCTTCCCGAACAGCTCGCCCTCGGCCATCCTTTCGAGCCCCTCGCGCGCCCGGTCCAGCGGCAGCACGGAGTCGATCACCGGCCGGACGCCGGTGGCCGCGCAGAAGGCCAGCAGGTCCGCCAGCTCCTCCTTGCTGCCCATGGTCGAGCCGACGATCCTCAGCTCCAGGAAGAAGACCCGGGTCAGCTCCACGGCCGACGGGTTCGGACCGCTCGTGGCGCCGGAGATCACGAGCGTGCCGCCCGGCTTAAGGGATTTGACCGAGTGCGACCAGGTCGCGGCGCCGACGGTCTCGATGACCGCGTCCACCCGGTGCGGCAGCCGGGCGCCCGGCTCGAACGCGTCCTCCGCGCCCAGCTCGACGGCGCGCCGCCGCTTGGCCTCGTCCCGGCTGGTCGCGAAGACCCGCAGGCCCGCCGCCGCGCCCAGCACGATCGCGGCGGTGGCCACGCCGCCCCCGGCGCCCTGCACCAGGACGCTCTGGCCGGGACGGACGTTCGCGTTGGTGAACAGCATCCGGTAGGCGGTCAGCCAGGCCGTCGGCAGACAGGTGGCCTCCTCGAAGGACAGCTCCTTCGGCTTCGGCAGCAGGTTCCAGGCCGGGACGGTGACCCGCTCGGCGAACGTGCCCTGGTAGCGCTCGGTGAGCAGCGAGCGCGGCTCGTCCGGGCCCACCCCGTGGCCGGTCTGGCCGATGACGGAGTGGACGACGACCTCGTTCCCGTCCTCGTCGATCCCGGCGGCGTCGCAGCCGAGGATCATCGGGAAGGCGTCCTCCTTGATCCCCACCCCGCGCAGGGTCCACAGGTCGTGGTGGTTGAGGGAGGCGGCCTTGACGGTGACGGTCGTCCAGCCGGGGCGTGCGGCGGGCTCGGGGCGTTCGCCCAGTCGAAGCCCGTTCAGCGGCTGGTCCCGGTCGATGCGTGCGGCGTAGGCGGCGAACATGGTGCGAACCTAGCGGGGGCTCTTGGTGTGGGGGAACGGGGGCGCGGTGTGACGCGGCTCGCGTCGCGGGGGGTGCCCCGGTCCCTCCCCCAGAGGGGGCACCCCCATTTCGCCGATTCCCGGGGAGCACCCCGGACCCCCGGCATCGCGGCTTCGCCGCGAGGTCCTCAAACGCCGGACGGGCTATCCAGCCCGTCCGGCGTTTGAGGACAACCGCGCGGAGCGCGGTTCGGGGTGCGGGGGCTCGCCCTCACAGGAAACGGTGAAATGGGGGTGCCCCCTCTGGGGGAGGGACCGGGGCAAGGCCGCCCGCAGGGCTACCGCCGCGCGACCCCGTCCGCCCGCGCCGCCGCGGCCACAGCGGCCGTCACCGCCGGAGCGACCCGCTCGTCGAACGGCGACGGAATCACGCACTCCGCGCTCAGCTCACCAGCGACGACAGCAGCCAAGGCGTCAGCCGCCGCCAGCTTCATGCCCTCGGTGATCCGGGACGCCCGCACCTGGAGGGCGCCGGCGAAGATGCCGGGGAAGGCGAGCACGTTGTTGATCTGGTTGGGGTAGTCGCTGCGGCCGGTGGCCACCACGGCCGCGTACTTGTGGGCGACGTCCGGGTGGATCTCCGGGGTGGGGTTGGCCATCGCGAAGATCAGCGCGTTGTCGGCCATCTTCGCGACCGCCGCCTCGGGGACCGTGCCGCCGGAGACGCCGATGAAGACGTCCGCGCCGTCGAGGGCGGACTCCAGGGGCCCGGCGAGCCCGGCCTTGTTGGTGAACCCGGCCAGTTCCCGCTTGACGTCCGTCAGGTCGGCGCGGTCGCGGGAGACGATGCCCTTGCGGTCGCACACGGCCACGTCGCCGATGCCCGCCTCGACCAGGATGCGCGCGATGGCGACGCCGGCGGCGCCGGCGCCGGAGATGACGGCGCGCAGGTCGCCGAGGGTGCGGCCGGTGAGCTTCGCGGCGTTGCGAAGGGCGGCCAGGGTGACGACGGCGGTGCCGTGCTGGTCGTCGTGGAAGACGGGGATGTCGAGCCGCTCCTGCAGGCGCCGCTCGACCTCGAAGCAGCGGGGAGCGGAGATGTCCTCCAGGTTGACGCCGCCGAAGGACGGCGCGAGGCGGACGACGGTCTCGACGAGCTCGTCCACCTCGCGGCAGTCGAGCGCGATCGGCACCGCGTCCACGCCGCCGAACTGCTTGAAGAGGATGGCCTTGCCCTCCATCACGGGCAGGGACGCCTCGGGGCCGATGTCCCCGAGGCCGAGGACGGCGCTGCCGTCCGTGACCACCGCGACGACCTGGGACTTCCAGGTGTAGTCGTGGACGAGTTCGGGCTGTTCCGCGATCGCGGTGCACACCTTGGCGACGCCCGGTGTGTAGGCGAGGGACAGGTCGTCCTTGTCCCGCACGGGCACGGTCGCCCGCACCGCCATCTTGCCACCGCGGTGCAGCGCGAAGGCCGGATCGAAGGGCTCGTCCCGAGCACCCTCCTCCGCACCGCTCCCGCTGAGAGGATTGACGATCTCCGCTGCCACTTTCTTGACCCCTTTGTCGAGATGTCCATCGAGGGTATATCCGTCCCCTGGAGTGCGGGGCGGCCGGGCGGGTGTCCGCTCGTCCCGGCGGATGGCCGGGGCGTGCCGCGACCGCCGTGCGGGCGGTCCGCGCGCGGGAGCGCGAGCGGGGAGTGCGGACACCGGGCGCGCTGCACGACGCGCCGTGAGCCCCGGGTGCGGGGTAAGGGCCCTTTCTACCGGATGAGCGCTACGGCCGACGAGTGAGTTACGAGGTTCTCTGCCACGCCGCGCCGATGTCGGCCGGAAATCGGTGTCAACTGAGGCTGAGAGTCCATGGAGTGAGACGTGTGACGCGTGATGTGCGTCTCGCTCCCAGAACGAACGGAAGCGGTCAACCAACCCCACACCACCCGAACAACCCTCTTCAGCAAGACGATCATCCCGTTATCCGATTTTGACATTGCTGGCCCCCCGAACGGTGTAGTCCAGATGGCAAGATGCCCCAAACACCCGAGGTCGCGGCAGCCGGTGAAGTGTGCTGACGCCCTCGGCGCGGCCTCGCAGCCCGTTTTTTCCCTTGAACAGTCCGTGTGAAGAGTCGGCTATCCCCTCACCCGCAGGAGGAACCAGCAATGACCGCAAGCACCACCCCCCGCCCGGCTGCCGCCAGGAGTCGTTTGGCCGCCGCCGGCGCGATCGCGGTCGCCGGCGCCCTGCTGCTGACCGGTTGCGGCGATCAGACCAAGAACAAGGACAAGGGCGACTCGTCGTCCGCCGGAGCCTCGGCCCCGCTGTTCGACAAGCTGCCGCAGTCCGTGAAGAGCTCCCGGGTGATCCGGGTGGGTTCGGACATCGCCTACCCGCCGGTGGAGTTCGTCAAGGACGGCAAGACCGTCGGCATCGACCCGGACATCGCCGACGCGCTCGGCAAGCAGCTCGGCGTCCGCTTCACGTTCAACAACTCCAAGTTCGACTCACTCGTCGCGGGCCTCCGTTCGAAGCGCTACGACATCGCCATGTCGGCCATGACCGACACCAAGGACCGGCAGAACGGCGTCGACCCCAAGACCAAGAAGAAGGTCTCCGACGGTCTCGACTTCGTCGACTACTTCCAGGCCGGCGTCTCCCTCTACACGC is a window from the Streptomyces mobaraensis genome containing:
- a CDS encoding DUF4097 family beta strand repeat-containing protein translates to MPTPPEWSLTAPENLTFEEPVTSLEVRLANGAVNVVGTDTGPARLELSAHAGAPLLVTHKDGALTVGYEDLAWKNILSRIAHGLRHRSVTVTLAVPTGTRVKVGVVGAHAVVSGVSGATDVRGVTGNATLVGLTGPVRAETVSGDVEAQSLSGTLRHNSVSGDLTLVDCRSETVKSDTVTGGIVIDLAEPAAAVPGPAPTLELSTVSGDVALRLPGSTDAVVEAGTATGAVSHAFGELRQSGEWAGRRLTGRLGQGTGLVRVTSVSGAVTVLRRPPAADAFTDVFAEGPDAPDAPADAPAQGKVL
- a CDS encoding NAD(P)-dependent malic enzyme, with the translated sequence MAAEIVNPLSGSGAEEGARDEPFDPAFALHRGGKMAVRATVPVRDKDDLSLAYTPGVAKVCTAIAEQPELVHDYTWKSQVVAVVTDGSAVLGLGDIGPEASLPVMEGKAILFKQFGGVDAVPIALDCREVDELVETVVRLAPSFGGVNLEDISAPRCFEVERRLQERLDIPVFHDDQHGTAVVTLAALRNAAKLTGRTLGDLRAVISGAGAAGVAIARILVEAGIGDVAVCDRKGIVSRDRADLTDVKRELAGFTNKAGLAGPLESALDGADVFIGVSGGTVPEAAVAKMADNALIFAMANPTPEIHPDVAHKYAAVVATGRSDYPNQINNVLAFPGIFAGALQVRASRITEGMKLAAADALAAVVAGELSAECVIPSPFDERVAPAVTAAVAAAARADGVARR
- a CDS encoding PadR family transcriptional regulator; its protein translation is MPPVFAHGRLRLYLLKLLDEAPRHGYEIIRLLEERFQGLYAPSAGTVYPRLAKLEAEGLVTHTTEGGRKVYAITDAGRAELGDRAGELAGLEREIQESVTALAADIQEDVRGAAGALRRELREAAGRLRDGSPGAGGQGGDAFAGMKEELRRAKEEWKEQARRAKEESRRARQEAQQARHQAREAHEHTREEVLRIKERVQEQVREHARRGDWPTGLMEGVSALAQELGALAGGRPESAPGSPTVRVERADAPEWASVDYAHSTDPARDLDRLLDRFRDEIRDAARDHGVTAGQLDECREHLAEAAMRMGGVLRR
- a CDS encoding ABC transporter substrate-binding protein, giving the protein MTASTTPRPAAARSRLAAAGAIAVAGALLLTGCGDQTKNKDKGDSSSAGASAPLFDKLPQSVKSSRVIRVGSDIAYPPVEFVKDGKTVGIDPDIADALGKQLGVRFTFNNSKFDSLVAGLRSKRYDIAMSAMTDTKDRQNGVDPKTKKKVSDGLDFVDYFQAGVSLYTPKGKTQGIKGWQDLCGKKVVVQRGTVSQDLTNAQSEKCGDNKISIEAYDTDVLAQTRLRSGGADAGASDFPVAAYAVKTSGGGNDFEIVGDQVEAAPYGIAVGKDNAQLRDAIKAAMDAIIKNGEYQKIMDKWGVSAGAIKEAKVNGGS
- a CDS encoding cellulase family glycosylhydrolase, with the translated sequence MRTRRVRRPGPVVASALALLTAVAPLATPAPRAEAAPAAPAVPAVPAVPAVPAAPGDGIPPLTDDGGRTLTLRGWNLADKDHRGDRALEDITERHLRDLSARGFDFARLAVFWDDLEPRPGRYSERYLRKIERILDWAARYRVRVVIDAHQDVYGPAFGGHRGIPEWATRTDGLPYRPHPDDWFAEYYEPGVQAAFEHLYEDADLRRAQQRMWRVLAGRLAGHPAVYGYDLINEPMGRLRPGEDLPAAARRVEATQVTPMYNRLVAAIRSVDRTHRIFVEPTPVVGEGVPTSLGRVEDPAGRIVYAPHFYETSMETGADYDPAARWIERYEAAVVRYPRERRVPVVVGEWGPPDSTLPNMGRYYADALASLDRYGSGWAGWTWCYGGGYCALDREGRFQRHKEDTARPYAPAVAGGVRHTSYDPRDGVFRLEYTASAAGGGRTDLTLPPAPRGWRVTVSGPARPDTAYVRPGERGRVTVRARPGAAVGVVARRLGP
- a CDS encoding zinc-binding dehydrogenase, whose amino-acid sequence is MFAAYAARIDRDQPLNGLRLGERPEPAARPGWTTVTVKAASLNHHDLWTLRGVGIKEDAFPMILGCDAAGIDEDGNEVVVHSVIGQTGHGVGPDEPRSLLTERYQGTFAERVTVPAWNLLPKPKELSFEEATCLPTAWLTAYRMLFTNANVRPGQSVLVQGAGGGVATAAIVLGAAAGLRVFATSRDEAKRRRAVELGAEDAFEPGARLPHRVDAVIETVGAATWSHSVKSLKPGGTLVISGATSGPNPSAVELTRVFFLELRIVGSTMGSKEELADLLAFCAATGVRPVIDSVLPLDRAREGLERMAEGELFGKVVLTV